A region of the Curvibacter sp. AEP1-3 genome:
CGGCCCGCCAAGTCGGCAGCCAAATACGCCAGCATCTGGACGCCCGAAGGATCGCCCCTCAAGGTCTGGACTGAGAAGCAGGCCAAGCTGCTGCAAGGCTGGCTGGGTCAGCGCAACCATCAGGTCAAAGTGCGCTGGGCCATGCGCTACGGCAGCACCAACATCCCCTCCCAGCTCAGCGCACTGAAGGCGGAAGGCTTTACCCGCGTACTCATCGTGCCGGCCTATCCGCAGTACAGCGCCACCACCACCGCCAGCGTGTTTGATGCGGTGTACGCCTGGGGCCAGCAAACCCGCTCCATTCCCGAGCTGCGTTTTGTGAACCACTACCACGACCACCCCGGCTACATCGCCGCCTTGGCGGCCAGCGTACAGCGCCACTGGAAGGCCCATGGTCGCCCTGACAAGCTGGTGATGAGCTTTCACGGCGTGCCCGAGCGCACCCTGCACCTGGGCGACATCTACCACTGTGAATGCTTCAAGACAGCGCGCCTGGTTTCTGAGGCGCTGGGCCTGCGCAAGGACGAGTTCAAGGTGACCTTCCAGTCCCGCCTCGGCCGCGCTAAATGGCTTGAGCCCTACACCGAGCCCACCTTGATCGAGATGGGCAAAGCCGGTGTGGAGCGTGTGGACGTGATCTGCCCCGGCTTCACCAGCGATTGCCTCGAGACGCTGGAAGAAATCAACATGGAAGCCCGCGAAGCCTTTTTGCACGCAGGCGGCAAAGAGTTCCATTACATCCCCTGCCTGAACGATGACCCCGAGTGGATCACCGCCCTGTGCAAGATCACCGAAACCCACCTGAGTGGCTGGCCCACTCTGGAGCGGCAGGACCCGGTAGAGCGGGAGCTTGCACGCAAGGCCGCGCTGGAACTCGGAGCCAAGCAGTAAAAGCGGAAATGGCCCGGGTGCACCAGTCCGGAAATTTAAGGCATTTTTGGCCTATAGCGCCCGTGGAGTAAGCGCAAGTCACTATCAAATCAGGAGCAAAGCGATTCATTCAGGTGAATCGCAGCAGGCTTCCTGACTTGGTGTCCAATACTTGCATGGAACCGAACGACCGCAATGAACAACGCCTGAACGATCTGGAGATCAAGGCGAGCTACCTCGAAGACACGCTGGACCAGTTAGACAAGATCATCATCCGCCAGCAGGGGCAGATCGATCTGCTCATCCGTGAGCTCACGCACCTGCGGCAGCAAGCACCCGAACCCGGCACCGCGCGCAACCTGCGCGATGAGTTGCCCCCGCATTATTGAAATAGGAGTTTCCCCATGTCGCTTCACACCTGGTGGTTGTTTGTCATGATGACGTTTGTGGTGTCTGCCACGCCCGGCCCCAACATGCTGTTGATCATGAGCACCAGCGCGCGCGACGGGATTCGCGCTGCCATCGTCAACATGGCGGGCTGCATGACGTCTTTGATGTTGATGCTCAGCCTGTCTGCGGCCGGACTGGGGGCGCTGTTGCAGGCGTTTCCGGCGGTGTTTGAAGCCCTGCGTTTGATGGGCGCCGCCTACCTGGCCTACCTGGGTGTGCAGTGCTGGCGCTCCCCCGTTCAGGACCAGCCCGAGGGCTCGACAGCGCCAGCCACGGTGACTTCAGGCCCCACCGGTTTTTGGGCGCAATACCGGCAAGGCGCCCTGGTGGCAGCCAGCAACCCCAAAGCCATTTTGTTTGCAGCCGCATTCTTTCCACAGTTTTTAAACCCCGAAGCCGCGCAAATACCCCAGTTCGGCATTTTGCTGAGCACCTTTGCGGTGGTGGAAGTGGCCTGGTACTTTATATATGCCGCCAGCGGACAAAAGCTCGCCAACTACCTGCGTCGCGCTAGCGTTATGCGCGCCTTTAACCGGCTGACCGGTGGCGTTTTCGTAGGCTTTGCCGCACTTATGGCAGCTGCGAAAAGCTAAGCCCGCTGCACGCGAACGGCCTCAGGCCAAGTCCTGATGCCGGGAGTCTTTTTCTACGTACATTGACAAATCGCAGCGGTGCAACCAGGACTCCAGAGTGTCTTGAGGCTGGGCCAGAGCCAATCCGCAACTGGCGGTTACCTCCAGACCATCGCGCAGATGGCCCCAATCGAATTCATTCACCGCTTTGTGAATGCGGGCGACCAAGGCTTGCGCACTGTGGGCATCCACATGGGTGAACACCACTACAAATTCATCTCCGCCGAGGCGCACCGGCACATCGCCCTCCCGCACAAAGCTGCTGAGAATGTGGGCCAAAGCCTTTAGCACCTCATCCCCCACGCTGTGTGAAAAGCGGTCGTTCACCCGCTTGAAGTGATCCACATCCACAAAGGCCATGGCGGGAGTAAGGCCCCTCTCGCGTGCCCGCGCCAGAATGCCGGGCACCATCTGTTCCAGATGACGACGGTTGTAGAGACCTGTCAGCGCGTCCTGCAAAGCCAGTTGTTCAAGACGCCGCGCTTCCTGCTCGAGTTGCCTGCTTGCCGCATGGACGGCACGGGCGCGTAGCTGCCACTCCACCCGTTCCTCCCGACTGTGCAGACTTTCATTGCGAAGATGGGTCTCTTGCATCTTCAACAGACGCAGCTGGGTTTGCGCGAGTGCATCTTTGGCTTGCGCCGAATAAAGCTGCGCCAACAGCAAGTGAGAGGTTGCACGAAGGTGCTCGTTTTCGGCCCGCAAAGCCAACTGCTGCAAGCGCTGCGCATGGGACTCGGCATTCAGCCAATCCTGCTGCGCCCAAGCGATCTCGGCCCGGAGCCAGATTTCCATCAATCGCACAGAGGGTTGGTCCGTGCCTTTCTCCACGCTGGCGCACACGGCATCGGCGCGCCGTGCAGCGTCCTCCAGATCGCCGGACCAACAGCTCTCAAATCCGAAGCTCAACTCCAACAACGCTCGGGTTTTCCGGTAGGGGCATTGCAAAGCACGTACGTTGCTGGCCGAAGAGGTGGCGAGCTCAGGCAAGTCTCGCGTCGCTTGCAACGGCTCCAGCGTCACAAAGGCGCCGTGGTAGTAGCGGTCAAAGAAACACCGCTGCAACTCTGCCGCCCGCAAATGGAAGCGCGGCAAACAGGATTCAGGCCACAACGCCTCAGCCTCCAGAAGCCGGATGGACTGGTGCAAGGCTTCAGCTGCCTTGTCGAAACTTTGGCTGTGGGCATATGCCACCCCCAAGTAGTTGCGTGCCAGGGCTTCACCGATCGGATCACGATTCTCGCAAAGTTTGATGGCCAACAAAGCCGCTTCCACGCCTTCGCCGCTATGGCCCATGACGCTGAGCACATGGGACAAAGTGGTGAGTGCTTCAGCCTCTCCGGTGGCATCGCCCTCGGTTTGGAAAAGGTAGACCGCGCGCTGTGCCGTCTCGCGCGCACGCCGCATGCGGGACATTTGCCTGTCCCCCTGCGAGAGGTAAAGCAACGCTCTGGCTTGGCCACCCGCATCGCTTCGCCGCTGTGCATGCAACAAGGCGCTTTTGGACAAAGCTTGGCTGTAATCCACATCCCCGCGTTGCAATGCCGCCTGCGCTTGGTGCAGCAGGGTATTGTGCGGAGCTTCGAACGGAATGGGAGCGGTTGGGGACATTACAAGGCTGTGAGCAGTCAACCGTACAGCGTAGGTCCGCGAGCCTGAACTGTCATCCCCCGAACGGGTGAAAATTCACAGAGTTTGCAACCTGCGCGCTAGCGGACTAAAGCCATTGCCTTTACTTGTGCCCACACAAACTGACCGGGCTGCAGAGCCAACTGATCCACGGCACGCCGGGTCAGGCGCGCCCACAAGGGTGTGCCTTGGCAGTCCAACCGCACCAGCGCTTGCGCGGGGTGCTGGTCAGATAACACTTCGGACACGGTGCAAGACACCACGTTTTGAATGCTCATATCGGTGGGCATTCGCGTTGCAACGCTGACATCGCGCGCCAGCACCCGCAGGCGCACGGTCTGCCACACTGCGAGACCCGAATCCGGCAACCAGAAACTGCCACCAGTGAGGCGGACTTCCGTCAAGTGCCATGTTTTGTCATGCCCCACCACTTGCCCCACGACCAGGCTGGACACATCGCCACCCATGCGAATCAAGGGCTCGGTGCGCGCCAGAACCTCTTGCAGCGGGCCGCAAGCCCCCACCCGGCCACGTTCGAGCACCACCAGAGTATCGGCCAGCCGGATCACTTCGTCCGCAGCGTGGGACACATAGACCATGGGAATCTGCAACTCATCCCGCAGGCGCTCCAGCCAGGGCAAAACCTCGAGGCGGCGCGCCTCGTCCAGCGACGCGAGAGGTTCATCGAGCAACAAGAGTTGCGGGTTGGTGGCCAGCGCCCGGGCAATGGCCACGCGCTGGCGTTCGCCGCCCGAAAGCTCAGTGGTCCGCCGATGCAGCAGATGCTCCAGCCCCAAGGTACGTACGGCGAACTCTGTAGTCAGCAGCGGGCTGCCTTGGCGAGGCGGAGCGGCCCTGCGGCGTGCAAATTCGAGGTTGCCGGCCACATCGAGATGGGCAAACAGGCTGGCCTCCTGGAACACATAGCCCAGTGGACGCTTCCAGGTCGGCAGAAAGATGCCATGGGCATCGTCTTGCCACGCATCACCCTGTATGTGGACCCTCGCCTGGCTGGCACGCTCCAGGCCCGCAATACAACGCAACAGCGTAGTCTTGCCCGACCCGGAAGGCCCATAGAGAACACTGATGCCTTGGGCTGGCAGCTGCACATCCACATCCAGTTGGAAGCCGGGTTTGTGCATCTGCAGCGCGATGCGGTGAGGCATGGCGTTCATGTGCGCAACCTGCTTCCGCGCGGATTGAGCCAGCCCAGCAGCAGGAGGACGGCCAAGGAAAACACCACCATGCCGCCGGACAACCAATGGGCCTGGGTGTATTCCAGCGCTTCCACATGCCCGTAAATTTGCGTGGATACCACGCGGGTGGATTCGGGAATATTGCCACCCAACATCATGACCACCCCGAACTCCCCCACCGTATGCGCAAAGCTCAATACCGCAGCAGTCAGAAAACCCGGTTTGCACAAAGGCAACACCACATGCCAGAACGTATCCCACGGTGAAGCACGCAGTGTGGCGGCCGCCTCCAAAGGACGGTCCCCCAAAGCCTCAAACGCATTCTGCAGAGGCTGCACTGCAAAGGGCAGCGAATACAGCACAGAACCGACGACAAGTCCGGCAAACGTAAAGGGCAACAAACCCACACCCAACCACTGCGTGAACTGCCCCACCCAACCCTGCGGTCCCATGCTCACCAGCAAATAAAAGCCCAGAACTGTGGGCGGTAACACCAGCGGCAAAGCCACCACGGCCCCCACCATGCCGCTCCAGCGAGAGCCGGAACGGGCCAACCACCAGGCCAGAGGGGTCGCCAACACCAGTAGCAGGATTGTCGTGACCGTGGCCAGCTTGAGCGTCAGCCAAATGGCATGCGCATCGTCCAGAGTCAGGGGGAAGCCGGGCATCACGGGGACCTATTCGTAGCCGGCGCTTTGCATCGCCTTGCGGGCCGCGTCGCTGCGCAAGTAGTCGAGAAATGCGACCGCAGCAGCCTGGCCGATACCGGACTGCAGCAGCACCGCATCCTGGCGCAAGGGCTGGTGTAAATCTGCGGGAACGCGCCAGGCCGAGCCTTGATCTATCTGGCCATTGCGCATGACCTGGGACAGCGCAACGAAGCCCAGCGGTGCATTGCCTGTTGCCACAAACTGGTAGGTCTGGGCGATGCTCTCCCCCTGCACAAGGCGGGTTTGCACCGACGGCAGCAGACCCCGTTTGGCAATCACCTCCATCGCTGCAGCACCATAAGGCGCCAATTTAGGGTCGGCGATGGCCAAACGCGTGAAAGGGGTGGTCAGCACCTGTCCCTGGTTGTCCACCAAGCCGGTCTGCGCACTCCAAAGCACCAAACGTCCCATGGCATAGGTGAACTGGCTGGAGGCCAGCGCCGCGCCCTCTTTGACCAATCGCGAAGGCGTTTCATCATCCGCGGAAAGGAGCACATGGAAGGGGGCACCGTTTTTGATTTGTGCGTACAGTTTGCCGGTGGCACCTGGCACCAGCTTGACCTCGTGGCCTGATGCACGCGAGAAATCCGATGCAATCTTCTGCGCCGTGCTGCTGAAATTTGCAGCCACCGCAACCGTCACGGTATCAGCGTATGCGCCCACGCTGCAGGTGCAACACACAGTCGTTAGTGCCATGCGCAGCCAAGCTGAATTCCATTTCATTGCCATGGATAGAGATTAGCATCCGCCGAGCGCATCTTGCGAAGGTGCCGGCATCA
Encoded here:
- a CDS encoding SlyX family protein, producing the protein MEPNDRNEQRLNDLEIKASYLEDTLDQLDKIIIRQQGQIDLLIRELTHLRQQAPEPGTARNLRDELPPHY
- the modA gene encoding molybdate ABC transporter substrate-binding protein, with translation MALTTVCCTCSVGAYADTVTVAVAANFSSTAQKIASDFSRASGHEVKLVPGATGKLYAQIKNGAPFHVLLSADDETPSRLVKEGAALASSQFTYAMGRLVLWSAQTGLVDNQGQVLTTPFTRLAIADPKLAPYGAAAMEVIAKRGLLPSVQTRLVQGESIAQTYQFVATGNAPLGFVALSQVMRNGQIDQGSAWRVPADLHQPLRQDAVLLQSGIGQAAAVAFLDYLRSDAARKAMQSAGYE
- a CDS encoding LysE family translocator, whose amino-acid sequence is MSLHTWWLFVMMTFVVSATPGPNMLLIMSTSARDGIRAAIVNMAGCMTSLMLMLSLSAAGLGALLQAFPAVFEALRLMGAAYLAYLGVQCWRSPVQDQPEGSTAPATVTSGPTGFWAQYRQGALVAASNPKAILFAAAFFPQFLNPEAAQIPQFGILLSTFAVVEVAWYFIYAASGQKLANYLRRASVMRAFNRLTGGVFVGFAALMAAAKS
- the modB gene encoding molybdate ABC transporter permease subunit, with the protein product MPGFPLTLDDAHAIWLTLKLATVTTILLLVLATPLAWWLARSGSRWSGMVGAVVALPLVLPPTVLGFYLLVSMGPQGWVGQFTQWLGVGLLPFTFAGLVVGSVLYSLPFAVQPLQNAFEALGDRPLEAAATLRASPWDTFWHVVLPLCKPGFLTAAVLSFAHTVGEFGVVMMLGGNIPESTRVVSTQIYGHVEALEYTQAHWLSGGMVVFSLAVLLLLGWLNPRGSRLRT
- the hemH gene encoding ferrochelatase, giving the protein MALPSPFSPEPAYTHGQEARIAVLLCNLGTPDEPTTPAVRRYLAEFLSDHRVVEIPRLLWLLILHGIILRFRPAKSAAKYASIWTPEGSPLKVWTEKQAKLLQGWLGQRNHQVKVRWAMRYGSTNIPSQLSALKAEGFTRVLIVPAYPQYSATTTASVFDAVYAWGQQTRSIPELRFVNHYHDHPGYIAALAASVQRHWKAHGRPDKLVMSFHGVPERTLHLGDIYHCECFKTARLVSEALGLRKDEFKVTFQSRLGRAKWLEPYTEPTLIEMGKAGVERVDVICPGFTSDCLETLEEINMEAREAFLHAGGKEFHYIPCLNDDPEWITALCKITETHLSGWPTLERQDPVERELARKAALELGAKQ
- a CDS encoding GGDEF domain-containing protein, coding for MSPTAPIPFEAPHNTLLHQAQAALQRGDVDYSQALSKSALLHAQRRSDAGGQARALLYLSQGDRQMSRMRRARETAQRAVYLFQTEGDATGEAEALTTLSHVLSVMGHSGEGVEAALLAIKLCENRDPIGEALARNYLGVAYAHSQSFDKAAEALHQSIRLLEAEALWPESCLPRFHLRAAELQRCFFDRYYHGAFVTLEPLQATRDLPELATSSASNVRALQCPYRKTRALLELSFGFESCWSGDLEDAARRADAVCASVEKGTDQPSVRLMEIWLRAEIAWAQQDWLNAESHAQRLQQLALRAENEHLRATSHLLLAQLYSAQAKDALAQTQLRLLKMQETHLRNESLHSREERVEWQLRARAVHAASRQLEQEARRLEQLALQDALTGLYNRRHLEQMVPGILARARERGLTPAMAFVDVDHFKRVNDRFSHSVGDEVLKALAHILSSFVREGDVPVRLGGDEFVVVFTHVDAHSAQALVARIHKAVNEFDWGHLRDGLEVTASCGLALAQPQDTLESWLHRCDLSMYVEKDSRHQDLA
- the modC gene encoding molybdenum ABC transporter ATP-binding protein; this encodes MNAMPHRIALQMHKPGFQLDVDVQLPAQGISVLYGPSGSGKTTLLRCIAGLERASQARVHIQGDAWQDDAHGIFLPTWKRPLGYVFQEASLFAHLDVAGNLEFARRRAAPPRQGSPLLTTEFAVRTLGLEHLLHRRTTELSGGERQRVAIARALATNPQLLLLDEPLASLDEARRLEVLPWLERLRDELQIPMVYVSHAADEVIRLADTLVVLERGRVGACGPLQEVLARTEPLIRMGGDVSSLVVGQVVGHDKTWHLTEVRLTGGSFWLPDSGLAVWQTVRLRVLARDVSVATRMPTDMSIQNVVSCTVSEVLSDQHPAQALVRLDCQGTPLWARLTRRAVDQLALQPGQFVWAQVKAMALVR